A stretch of the Hyperolius riggenbachi isolate aHypRig1 chromosome 11, aHypRig1.pri, whole genome shotgun sequence genome encodes the following:
- the CEBPA gene encoding CCAAT/enhancer-binding protein alpha, with product MELANFYEVESRPSMSAQPAAQHAAYGYREPPTAGDLPELCENENSIDISAYIDPAAFNDEFLADLFHNSKQERAKATIDYHQGIGGATGHPNMYGCMASYMDNKQDTGLRPLVIKQEPREEEEANRLSLAALYPHHASQHPSHLQYQVAHCAQTTMHLQPGHPTPPPTPVPSPHHHPNHHLHHQMQASSIKGMSSSSSTSSSSSESRGKSKKWVDKSSSEYRVRRERNNIAVRKSRDKAKMRNAETQHKVVELSNENDKLRKRVEQLSRELETLRGIFRQLPESSLVKVMGNCA from the coding sequence ATGGAGCTCGCCAACTTCTACGAGGTCGAGTCCCGGCCATCCATGAGTGCCCAGCCCGCCGCTCAGCACGCTGCCTACGGCTACAGGGAGCCCCCGACCGCCGGAGACCTGCCCGAGCTGTGCGAGAACGAGAACTCCATCGACATCAGTGCCTACATCGATCCTGCAGCCTTCAACGACGAGTTCCTGGCCGATCTCTTCCACAACAGCAAGCAGGAGAGAGCCAAAGCCACCATAGACTACCACCAGGGCATTGGGGGAGCAACAGGACACCCCAATATGTATGGCTGCATGGCTTCCTACATGGACAACAAGCAGGACACTGGCCTAAGACCTCTGGTCATTAAACAGGAGccaagagaggaggaggaagccaACAGGCTATCACTAGCTGCCTTGTACCCTCACCATGCCAGCCAGCATCCATCCCACCTACAGTACCAGGTAGCCCACTGTGCCCAAACAACCATGCACCTGCAGCCTGGGCACCCCAcccctccgcccacacctgtgccAAGTCCTCACCACCATCCCAACCACCACCTCCATCACCAGATGCAAGCTTCTTCAATCAAGGGGATGTCCTCTTCATCTTCcacctcttcttcatcttcagaaAGCCGAGGCAAGTCCAAAAAATGGGTGGACAAGAGCAGCAGTGAGTACAGGGTGAGGAGGGAGAGGAACAACATAGCAGTCAGAAAGAGCAGGGACAAGGCTAAGATGCGGAATGCAGAGACCCAACATAAAGTCGTTGAGCTGTCTAATGAGAACGACAAGTTGAGGAAGAGGGTGGAACAGCTTAGCCGAGAACTTGAGACCCTGAGGGGCATCTTCAGGCAGCTTCCAGAGAGCTCTCTGGTCAAAGTGATGGGCAACTGTGCGTGA